The Brevibacillus brevis genome contains a region encoding:
- a CDS encoding peptidoglycan recognition protein family protein, translating into MGSNLSFEDIQPHLVRMAILENETGQRLATGILLVTGDGDKQNWSTYAEKIALENIVQQKIDYPFSMAPVALVAKYGYETKQVDRSDGLLHIQIKKSVTVKFTSPCPWEIRYLTNTKNFEHNPDGSFFRIKPTKGIIHWTANEAVGANADAHYKYFNSDHVAYPSNANIFVDDKKILQILPLWAKAWHVGAAKYNPGWNNANNFTFGIEICVNKDGDFKKAYQNAVYAMAKSLKECGLKAGDFDRHYDVTGKVCPAFFVDDAITKRFFNKTAAQAYAMFRTDVNNVYNLL; encoded by the coding sequence ATGGGAAGTAATTTATCTTTTGAAGATATACAGCCGCATCTGGTCAGAATGGCTATCTTGGAAAATGAAACAGGTCAACGGTTAGCAACAGGTATCCTACTTGTTACAGGTGATGGAGACAAACAAAATTGGTCTACATATGCAGAGAAAATAGCACTTGAGAATATTGTTCAACAGAAAATTGATTATCCATTTTCGATGGCTCCAGTGGCTCTGGTTGCTAAGTACGGCTACGAAACGAAGCAGGTTGACCGTTCTGACGGACTACTACATATACAGATAAAAAAATCAGTAACAGTAAAGTTCACCTCTCCTTGTCCTTGGGAGATAAGATACTTAACGAACACAAAAAACTTTGAGCATAATCCAGACGGGAGTTTCTTCAGAATCAAGCCAACTAAAGGTATCATCCACTGGACTGCTAACGAGGCAGTTGGTGCCAATGCTGATGCACATTACAAATACTTCAATAGCGATCATGTTGCTTATCCAAGCAATGCAAACATATTTGTAGATGATAAGAAGATACTACAGATTCTTCCGCTTTGGGCTAAGGCTTGGCATGTTGGTGCAGCGAAATATAATCCGGGCTGGAACAATGCAAACAACTTCACATTCGGAATTGAGATTTGTGTAAACAAGGATGGGGATTTCAAAAAGGCTTATCAAAATGCAGTTTATGCAATGGCAAAGTCATTAAAAGAATGTGGTCTTAAAGCAGGAGATTTTGACCGTCACTATGATGTGACCGGCAAGGTCTGTCCTGCTTTTTTTGTTGACGATGCAATTACCAAGAGATTCTTCAACAAAACGGCTGCACAGGCATATGCGATGTTTAGAACTGATGTAAACAATGTCTACAATCTGCTTTAA
- a CDS encoding phage tail tape measure protein, giving the protein MGFESIAGEIVTRFVADSSDLMDTFSKITDYFQNFGNQSATAQVDIKAVGGAFMAAGAAGVAAFGTMAGMSALRTDDMRKLAARTGATGEAFDKLKNTIRDIELSGFSDGMEDTSRAYLLAKRGVEEYGGEIDKTAEKFLQFKRIFGTELEDSGKAANNMSAAFKINLDESLDTITKTEQSLKRPVDDLYDTFWEFSVQFKDAGFTYKEMAQIIVNGINDGNAFNTTKIGDAIKEVGIGFADLQTKAEALQGVAEKAIPSWDEFYSEKMGDVQIKNAEDLFKIKEKEVELQKEYQKLVEDTNQSNQDAMQAALEYDDKVKDLQYLGIDPEQYVQTIRKGGESAKAAVIDLMTRLGNVTDDKMFRKIRTDFFTSAGEDLGHDFFRSFANFKNVEMNTSGSLDEAVKIYTDGNLLQTLRQTLAYIKDIGNSLGSGPAMALDLLAKGFNYLLMAVSWLLNSIPGLGPLIGILGTLASLVMLIGGASMALGGAWTFLSGLWSAGIAVLNGVRVAMLALNLTMLANPVFLITAGIVALVAIIAVVVEKTVGWRNVWSGISNFFKNVFTVAINLVKGAINGLIYFFTDLLPKSILRFIDFVTAPLKYFYDLILAPVRMLGKLVGFNIPKFSDYSLYGMVYGNNGGGNKTTNITINANQLDMANADRIGRSIARQTAQ; this is encoded by the coding sequence ATGGGATTTGAAAGTATCGCAGGTGAGATTGTCACTCGATTTGTAGCAGACTCTTCTGATTTGATGGACACATTCTCTAAGATAACAGATTACTTTCAGAATTTCGGAAATCAGTCTGCTACGGCTCAAGTCGATATTAAGGCAGTAGGAGGGGCTTTTATGGCGGCCGGTGCGGCTGGGGTAGCCGCTTTCGGAACGATGGCCGGTATGTCTGCTCTCCGTACAGATGATATGAGAAAATTGGCCGCAAGGACAGGTGCTACTGGCGAAGCATTTGATAAATTGAAAAATACAATAAGAGATATAGAACTATCTGGATTTAGCGATGGGATGGAAGATACCAGCAGGGCTTATCTACTTGCTAAAAGAGGTGTTGAGGAATATGGCGGTGAGATTGATAAAACTGCAGAAAAGTTTCTCCAGTTCAAACGAATATTTGGAACTGAACTGGAGGATTCAGGAAAAGCCGCGAACAATATGTCTGCGGCTTTTAAAATTAACCTAGACGAGTCGTTGGACACCATTACAAAAACCGAACAGTCGTTAAAAAGACCTGTGGATGATTTGTACGACACATTTTGGGAGTTCTCTGTTCAATTTAAAGATGCTGGTTTTACATACAAAGAAATGGCACAGATTATTGTAAATGGCATTAACGATGGAAATGCTTTCAATACTACAAAAATTGGCGATGCAATCAAAGAGGTAGGAATAGGATTTGCTGATTTACAAACTAAAGCAGAGGCACTTCAAGGTGTGGCTGAAAAAGCGATTCCTTCTTGGGACGAGTTTTACTCCGAGAAAATGGGTGATGTGCAAATCAAAAATGCAGAAGATTTATTCAAGATAAAAGAAAAAGAAGTAGAACTACAAAAGGAATATCAAAAGTTAGTTGAGGACACGAATCAATCAAATCAAGATGCAATGCAAGCCGCATTGGAGTATGACGATAAGGTAAAAGACCTTCAATATCTAGGTATTGATCCTGAGCAATATGTCCAAACAATCCGTAAAGGTGGAGAGTCTGCAAAGGCTGCTGTTATTGATTTAATGACCCGTCTTGGCAATGTAACAGACGATAAGATGTTTCGTAAAATCCGAACGGATTTCTTCACGTCAGCAGGTGAGGATTTGGGACACGACTTCTTCCGTTCGTTTGCAAACTTCAAAAATGTAGAGATGAATACGAGTGGCTCTTTGGATGAAGCAGTCAAAATTTATACAGATGGGAATCTACTACAAACATTAAGACAAACACTTGCATATATAAAAGACATTGGAAATTCGCTAGGTTCTGGTCCAGCAATGGCATTAGATTTATTAGCGAAAGGATTCAACTATTTACTCATGGCAGTTTCTTGGCTCCTTAATTCGATACCCGGCTTAGGTCCACTAATCGGAATTCTTGGAACATTAGCAAGTTTGGTGATGTTGATTGGTGGGGCAAGCATGGCTCTCGGAGGTGCTTGGACTTTCCTTTCTGGCTTGTGGTCAGCAGGTATTGCGGTATTGAACGGTGTTCGTGTGGCTATGCTGGCACTCAATCTTACAATGTTGGCAAACCCTGTCTTTCTAATCACCGCAGGTATTGTAGCACTTGTTGCAATTATTGCAGTTGTTGTTGAGAAAACAGTTGGCTGGAGAAATGTTTGGAGTGGCATTTCTAACTTCTTCAAAAATGTATTTACCGTAGCCATCAATCTCGTAAAAGGAGCAATAAACGGATTGATTTACTTCTTTACTGATTTGCTTCCAAAATCGATACTCAGATTTATCGACTTTGTTACTGCACCATTGAAATACTTCTATGACCTCATTCTTGCTCCAGTGAGGATGCTGGGTAAATTGGTTGGGTTCAATATTCCGAAGTTTTCTGATTATAGTCTTTATGGGATGGTATACGGCAATAACGGTGGAGGTAATAAGACAACAAACATAACCATCAATGCAAATCAACTTGATATGGCTAATGCTGACCGAATCGGTCGTTCAATCGCTCGTCAAACTGCACAATAG
- a CDS encoding minor capsid protein, which translates to MEINKIIKKYLVSKGYNEKEIFLNARPARECISVYSTPGGEPENGLCYPGFQINVKRKDGAYEEIQQITKLLHKIVNATVSGVKIRGFRILDSTPYKLTEEDGCFVYIRNFRLIVKESDI; encoded by the coding sequence ATGGAGATAAACAAGATTATAAAAAAATATCTGGTTTCAAAAGGATACAACGAAAAAGAAATCTTCTTGAATGCACGACCTGCTAGGGAGTGTATTTCTGTTTATTCAACACCGGGAGGTGAGCCAGAAAACGGTCTATGTTATCCGGGGTTTCAAATCAATGTAAAACGAAAAGATGGTGCTTATGAAGAAATACAACAGATCACCAAACTGTTACATAAAATTGTGAACGCAACTGTTTCTGGTGTAAAGATAAGAGGATTTAGAATTCTTGATTCAACACCATACAAGTTGACTGAAGAAGATGGCTGTTTCGTTTATATCCGTAATTTCAGACTTATCGTAAAGGAGAGTGATATATGA
- a CDS encoding HK97 gp10 family phage protein, with protein MNISSQVNGIHNVLKNMAEKQKKHEEAVLKALKENAFDLISKSEPMVPVDKGPLKASWVVSVNGKQTQQGPDADIQDPTLLKKRNKGDDKLEVLVGYFTEYAWEQHENLAYYHDDGEAKFLEKAYEQNKRKYQQNLADAARDALK; from the coding sequence ATGAATATAAGCAGTCAAGTGAACGGAATTCATAATGTATTAAAAAATATGGCTGAGAAGCAAAAAAAGCACGAAGAGGCTGTATTGAAGGCTTTGAAAGAGAATGCTTTCGACTTAATCAGTAAATCTGAACCGATGGTTCCTGTCGATAAAGGTCCGTTAAAGGCAAGTTGGGTTGTCTCAGTCAATGGGAAGCAGACACAACAAGGTCCTGATGCAGATATTCAAGATCCTACACTCTTGAAGAAAAGGAACAAAGGTGACGACAAATTAGAAGTCCTTGTCGGTTACTTCACCGAGTATGCTTGGGAGCAGCACGAAAACTTGGCTTACTATCATGATGATGGGGAAGCAAAGTTTCTCGAGAAAGCATACGAACAAAATAAAAGAAAGTATCAGCAGAATCTAGCAGATGCCGCAAGGGATGCACTCAAATAA
- a CDS encoding DnaT-like ssDNA-binding protein, with protein MSYITVSEADYFLRFHDWSEEWTQLSSEEKEYLLNYATSQIDSYRVFIFGVKLDENQPNEFPRRGQDTVPTEIKQATAELAVYKAINKQNKQHRLAQENGLQSVGMLGISFGYAGGYSDIPKSVERLMMPFLSFCGGVY; from the coding sequence ATGAGTTATATAACTGTTTCCGAAGCCGATTACTTTTTACGATTCCACGACTGGAGCGAAGAGTGGACTCAATTATCGAGCGAAGAAAAAGAGTATCTGCTGAACTATGCTACCAGTCAAATCGATTCTTATCGTGTATTCATTTTCGGAGTCAAGTTAGACGAAAACCAGCCAAACGAATTTCCACGAAGAGGACAAGATACTGTTCCAACAGAGATTAAACAGGCTACGGCTGAACTTGCTGTATATAAAGCAATCAATAAACAAAACAAGCAACATCGTCTTGCTCAAGAAAATGGTTTGCAGTCTGTCGGAATGCTCGGCATTTCATTTGGATATGCTGGCGGCTACTCTGACATTCCGAAATCTGTAGAAAGGCTCATGATGCCGTTTCTGTCTTTCTGTGGAGGTGTTTACTGA
- a CDS encoding N4-gp56 family major capsid protein, translated as MATTKTTDLFIPEVVDAEIKEGVKNNSIFMTDAEVDYDLVGKPGESVTFVSDNSIGEAEELTEDTALTPAKLTQNEMQATIIEFGKAVEVSYRAETQGMGSAVDRGTKQIKTVISNGLDTKLYNTYLAEATNVLDVSTESETKLSYSNIVRAVSLMELDEEGAEVRLYIHPDQVVDVITDQHFIDVAKYSQGAVNPRLASAEVGKIHDVRIFKTKKIHKSAEGVYSNILVSKGAAKVKFQKEAEIESDKDILARKIVVAATTLVALKTVNQNRLVVLKTK; from the coding sequence ATGGCTACTACAAAAACAACTGATTTGTTCATCCCAGAGGTTGTGGATGCTGAAATCAAGGAAGGTGTAAAAAATAACTCTATTTTTATGACAGATGCAGAAGTAGATTACGATTTGGTTGGTAAGCCCGGTGAATCTGTAACTTTTGTTTCTGACAACTCAATTGGTGAAGCAGAAGAATTAACTGAAGATACTGCTCTTACTCCTGCTAAGTTAACTCAAAACGAAATGCAAGCAACAATAATCGAGTTCGGTAAAGCAGTAGAGGTTTCTTACCGTGCAGAGACTCAAGGTATGGGTTCTGCGGTTGACCGTGGTACGAAACAAATCAAAACAGTAATTTCTAACGGGTTGGATACAAAACTATACAACACTTACTTAGCAGAGGCTACGAATGTATTGGACGTTTCTACTGAATCAGAGACTAAACTTTCTTACAGCAATATTGTTCGTGCAGTTTCCTTAATGGAACTGGATGAAGAAGGTGCAGAGGTTCGACTGTACATTCATCCTGACCAAGTCGTTGATGTAATTACTGACCAACACTTTATCGATGTGGCTAAATACAGTCAAGGTGCAGTAAATCCACGACTGGCATCTGCAGAAGTCGGTAAAATCCATGATGTTCGGATCTTCAAGACGAAAAAAATCCACAAATCTGCCGAAGGAGTTTACAGCAATATCTTAGTTTCGAAAGGTGCTGCTAAAGTGAAATTCCAGAAGGAAGCAGAAATTGAATCTGACAAAGACATCTTGGCAAGAAAAATCGTTGTGGCTGCCACCACTCTTGTTGCATTAAAGACCGTAAACCAAAATCGTCTTGTTGTTCTCAAAACTAAGTAA
- a CDS encoding phage minor capsid protein: MNNQELINALIKAKTDREINSIVRIYQLAHKEIFKLAKGLNPYRGIDTNYYMDSTYVANVLYQLSLILKRVEEQTIGRTQAVIRQMAYEGHLFALSNIAAMGVKPTPASFSIVKTRAVEAAVLLATRQLRDANNTVMEFFQLSIYEGLEKINKEVAKQRVNDIVSSGIATGRSRIKTTDILLDEMKRQGLTAMVKSNGHKMNLSDYADIVVRSQTMQAYNFANVQTIQDNGFDLVRISKHANPCKKCQPYEGKVYSISGEHPEYPSINILPGGIVGSFHPRCRHTCVPYIEKFN; encoded by the coding sequence ATGAATAATCAAGAACTTATCAATGCACTTATAAAGGCTAAAACAGATAGAGAAATCAATTCAATTGTTCGCATTTATCAACTCGCTCACAAGGAGATTTTTAAGTTAGCAAAAGGCTTGAATCCATATAGGGGAATCGATACGAATTACTACATGGACAGTACATATGTAGCAAATGTCCTTTATCAACTGAGTTTAATCTTGAAGCGGGTTGAGGAGCAGACAATCGGAAGAACTCAAGCAGTCATTCGTCAGATGGCCTACGAAGGACATTTATTCGCATTGAGTAATATTGCAGCGATGGGTGTAAAACCAACTCCCGCTTCTTTTTCGATAGTGAAAACTAGAGCAGTTGAAGCGGCTGTGCTTCTTGCAACAAGACAATTAAGAGATGCGAACAATACGGTAATGGAATTTTTCCAACTATCGATTTATGAGGGATTAGAAAAAATAAATAAAGAAGTAGCAAAACAAAGAGTAAACGATATCGTATCAAGCGGGATAGCCACTGGAAGAAGCCGTATCAAGACAACTGATATTTTGCTCGATGAAATGAAGCGACAAGGATTAACTGCAATGGTGAAGTCCAACGGACACAAAATGAATCTAAGTGATTATGCCGATATTGTGGTCCGATCGCAGACGATGCAAGCCTACAATTTCGCTAATGTGCAGACTATACAAGATAATGGTTTTGATTTAGTCAGAATCAGTAAGCATGCAAATCCGTGTAAGAAATGCCAACCATACGAGGGCAAAGTTTATAGCATAAGCGGGGAACATCCTGAGTATCCGTCTATCAACATACTGCCCGGTGGAATTGTCGGCTCATTTCATCCACGATGCAGACATACATGTGTGCCATATATCGAAAAATTCAATTGA
- a CDS encoding phage portal protein → MELKRQQLSKASKYQYWKKLYLTKQPELFRNKTKLKNDELYIPTKVFQRISDTAADLVMQETPRFVVQTDNPKTLEFIQLLQDNTNLEANGKPMVREMSFAGCTIIKGLLQEKEGKLAPKFDSVNHEMFYVVFHPDDATQILVAEIRWLIKVNEKRYIRKEIHQQGQIIQQLFDEQNGEQLDIALFYLNTFGIELNTEVGTGIQNILVRYIPNTKASPSDFEGLSDYEGLEDIVFALENLLSESNVTTIKNLRPKWSVPASMAQKDKNGNLFLPNSEVYFVNAPMQQTSTGLWVPAQIGVDIDMETVKTMYELLIQDLQLASELSPAALSMLKDGMNVDSGKALKFKFYDPLNNAARKRSNLDMAFRDLAYDLMQVAKNLDPYWSDMEVIRPSIDWSDGLPAQWDENANTVMALYANGTGILSQKEALRLQFPHWSEEKINQVIEEKLSERSAPLDAGLFPTFGSGMTNE, encoded by the coding sequence ATGGAGTTAAAAAGACAACAATTGAGTAAAGCAAGCAAATATCAATACTGGAAGAAACTATACTTAACAAAACAGCCGGAACTATTCCGAAATAAGACGAAACTAAAAAATGATGAATTGTATATCCCGACAAAAGTGTTTCAACGAATTTCTGATACGGCAGCGGATTTGGTTATGCAAGAAACTCCCCGCTTCGTCGTTCAGACGGATAATCCTAAAACATTAGAGTTTATCCAACTGCTTCAAGATAACACGAATCTCGAAGCGAACGGAAAGCCAATGGTTCGTGAAATGTCGTTTGCTGGCTGTACGATTATCAAGGGACTACTGCAAGAAAAGGAAGGAAAACTTGCCCCGAAATTCGACTCGGTGAATCATGAAATGTTTTATGTTGTATTCCATCCTGACGATGCCACTCAGATTCTGGTGGCAGAAATTCGTTGGCTTATAAAAGTAAACGAAAAAAGATATATCAGAAAAGAAATTCATCAACAAGGTCAAATCATTCAACAACTTTTTGATGAGCAGAATGGAGAGCAATTAGACATTGCTCTTTTTTATTTGAATACCTTCGGAATTGAGTTGAATACAGAGGTAGGGACTGGCATACAAAATATCCTTGTTCGTTACATTCCAAATACAAAGGCTTCACCAAGCGATTTTGAAGGTTTAAGCGATTATGAAGGGCTTGAAGATATTGTATTTGCACTAGAGAACTTATTGAGTGAATCTAATGTTACTACAATCAAGAATCTTCGTCCCAAATGGTCTGTTCCCGCTTCAATGGCTCAAAAAGATAAAAATGGAAATCTATTTCTGCCGAATTCAGAAGTCTACTTTGTGAATGCTCCAATGCAACAAACGTCTACCGGCTTATGGGTTCCAGCCCAAATTGGTGTAGATATAGACATGGAAACAGTAAAAACAATGTATGAGTTGTTGATTCAAGATTTACAACTAGCAAGCGAACTCAGCCCCGCTGCTTTAAGCATGTTGAAGGATGGTATGAATGTCGATTCAGGAAAGGCTCTCAAATTTAAATTCTATGACCCGCTCAATAATGCGGCTCGTAAGAGGAGCAATCTCGATATGGCTTTCCGTGACTTGGCTTACGATCTAATGCAAGTTGCGAAGAATCTTGACCCGTACTGGAGCGACATGGAGGTAATTCGTCCTTCCATCGATTGGAGTGATGGACTACCGGCTCAGTGGGATGAGAATGCAAATACAGTTATGGCCTTGTATGCAAATGGTACAGGCATTCTTTCACAAAAAGAAGCATTACGATTGCAGTTCCCACATTGGAGTGAAGAAAAAATAAATCAAGTCATAGAAGAAAAACTTTCTGAGCGCTCGGCTCCTCTTGATGCTGGTTTATTTCCTACATTCGGGAGCGGGATGACAAATGAATAA
- a CDS encoding PBSX family phage terminase large subunit, translated as MSKTILKLKKSHFNKIYWPLISDKSRYEVLYGGAASGKSFFVAQKIVYRVLVESNHKFLIIRKVGTTLRHSVFEEIKKAISNWNVEHMFTINKTEMTITCANGNQIVFKGLDDPVKLKSIQGVTGIWIEEAAEITQKDFQELDRRLRGRNKHYKQIIVTFNPVSASHWLKSYFFDRKLDSCSITKSTYLDNKFVDKGTLIALQTLKETDPEEYEVYALGNWGTTGKTLLPKSFIFLQEEKHAMDPLPLQDEYEEIKIWAEPIKNVEYVASIDPSKGTGNDNHVLQIWTRQGEQVLEFAINDLPTEFFARKCDELMRKYNDAFCIVENNMGDLVLHILINERMYPNIYFSFNTGRAGFETTKTTKPIMIADLSDALREESIKVRSRECLEEMKVFIRKENGKMEAADGCKDDRVIAASLFLQAIKAYGGLAGYSNNSAL; from the coding sequence ATGAGTAAGACAATATTAAAACTTAAAAAGAGCCACTTTAATAAGATTTACTGGCCGCTCATTTCAGACAAGAGCCGTTACGAAGTCCTGTACGGTGGAGCCGCTTCTGGTAAGTCTTTTTTTGTTGCCCAAAAGATTGTATATCGTGTGCTTGTTGAATCCAATCATAAGTTCCTAATCATTCGCAAAGTCGGGACAACTCTTCGTCATTCAGTATTTGAAGAAATAAAGAAAGCAATAAGCAACTGGAATGTAGAACACATGTTTACGATAAACAAAACGGAAATGACAATTACTTGTGCGAACGGAAATCAAATCGTCTTTAAAGGTTTAGACGACCCTGTGAAATTAAAATCTATTCAAGGTGTGACTGGCATCTGGATTGAGGAAGCAGCGGAAATTACCCAAAAGGATTTTCAAGAATTAGACAGACGATTGAGGGGACGGAATAAACACTATAAACAAATCATTGTTACATTTAACCCTGTCTCCGCTTCACACTGGCTAAAGAGTTATTTTTTTGACAGAAAGTTAGACAGTTGTTCAATTACGAAGAGCACATACTTGGATAACAAATTTGTAGACAAAGGAACTCTGATAGCACTTCAAACTTTGAAAGAGACTGATCCTGAAGAGTATGAAGTGTATGCGCTCGGAAATTGGGGAACAACCGGCAAAACACTTCTTCCGAAGTCATTCATTTTCTTACAAGAAGAAAAGCATGCAATGGACCCGCTCCCGCTGCAAGACGAATATGAAGAAATCAAGATTTGGGCAGAACCAATCAAGAATGTCGAGTATGTTGCTTCAATTGACCCATCCAAAGGGACAGGTAACGATAATCATGTTCTGCAAATATGGACAAGACAGGGAGAGCAGGTGCTTGAATTTGCAATCAATGACCTGCCTACTGAGTTTTTCGCTCGTAAGTGTGACGAACTCATGAGGAAGTACAACGATGCTTTCTGTATCGTAGAAAACAACATGGGTGATTTAGTTCTACACATATTGATAAACGAACGAATGTATCCAAATATTTATTTCTCGTTCAATACAGGAAGGGCTGGATTTGAAACAACGAAGACAACAAAGCCTATTATGATTGCAGACCTGTCTGATGCTCTCCGTGAGGAGAGTATAAAAGTCAGAAGCAGAGAATGTCTTGAAGAAATGAAAGTGTTTATACGAAAAGAAAACGGAAAAATGGAAGCGGCTGACGGTTGTAAGGATGACCGTGTGATAGCGGCTTCTTTATTTTTGCAGGCTATAAAAGCATATGGCGGCCTAGCCGGTTACAGCAATAACTCTGCACTATGA
- a CDS encoding phage terminase small subunit-related protein: MARAKNGKRQRALDMYLHMQERSTRLVAEELSISEATVWKWSKEDEWVRQAKEFDLAVREQKAVELLPTIVEAELEELKRLYEARTRVNVSNLPTTNWYEYEKMSNIILKELKEIKELLLIRGNPTEVEVTGEQTHVIEVMIEEDEGVDENE; the protein is encoded by the coding sequence ATGGCTAGAGCAAAAAACGGGAAAAGACAACGAGCATTAGATATGTATTTACACATGCAAGAGCGAAGCACAAGACTTGTAGCAGAAGAGTTAAGTATTTCAGAAGCAACTGTCTGGAAATGGAGCAAAGAAGACGAGTGGGTTCGTCAGGCCAAAGAATTCGACCTTGCGGTTCGTGAACAGAAAGCCGTTGAACTCCTTCCTACAATCGTTGAGGCAGAGTTGGAAGAACTGAAGAGGCTATACGAAGCACGAACACGTGTAAATGTATCAAACCTTCCGACAACAAACTGGTATGAGTACGAAAAGATGTCCAACATTATTTTGAAAGAACTGAAAGAGATAAAAGAACTACTCCTGATTCGTGGGAATCCTACTGAAGTTGAAGTTACAGGAGAACAAACTCATGTTATCGAGGTGATGATAGAAGAAGACGAAGGAGTTGATGAAAATGAGTAA
- a CDS encoding sigma-70 RNA polymerase sigma factor region 4 domain-containing protein produces MNSGILRKEKVGEKLYRTLDFLLSNNGYDIRFMFDSQEELVNDVYAYHNDLLTRYDSSKGSICNWLSQTLTGRYIRKYGASFRVLALDDYRDIPCEYEALSTPSTVPLLRPDFGRMYFLSDIQKMIAELYHGEEMTVRDIAERTGLKLQHIHSEILRINKKLKTKLRDPLEFYIYCSIDSFPDLSFLANTQEHIVIQLYGMGMSSTNTMKVFDMKSKDVFYKQLSEAKKRMREKWWLELEVCECIYHILDNYISSKFTTNGRTA; encoded by the coding sequence TTGAACAGTGGCATTTTAAGAAAAGAAAAGGTTGGCGAGAAACTATACAGAACATTGGATTTTTTACTCTCAAATAACGGATACGACATTCGTTTTATGTTTGACAGTCAGGAGGAACTGGTGAATGATGTCTATGCTTATCATAACGATTTGCTAACTCGCTATGACAGTTCAAAGGGAAGTATCTGCAACTGGCTTTCGCAGACCCTTACAGGACGATACATAAGGAAATACGGGGCTTCTTTCCGAGTTCTGGCACTAGATGACTACCGAGACATTCCATGCGAATATGAGGCTCTGAGCACGCCTAGCACGGTCCCGCTACTAAGGCCTGATTTTGGTCGTATGTATTTTCTTTCTGATATACAAAAAATGATTGCCGAACTTTATCATGGTGAAGAAATGACGGTTAGAGATATCGCAGAACGAACAGGTCTTAAACTACAACACATACATAGTGAAATACTTCGAATCAATAAAAAACTGAAAACAAAACTTAGAGATCCGCTTGAGTTTTATATATATTGCTCTATCGATTCGTTTCCTGATTTGAGTTTCTTGGCGAACACTCAGGAACATATCGTTATCCAATTGTACGGCATGGGAATGAGTTCTACTAATACGATGAAGGTGTTTGATATGAAGTCAAAGGATGTATTCTACAAGCAGTTGTCTGAAGCGAAGAAAAGAATGAGAGAGAAGTGGTGGCTTGAACTTGAAGTATGTGAATGCATCTATCACATTCTTGATAATTACATTAGCAGCAAGTTTACAACGAACGGACGAACTGCTTAA
- a CDS encoding YolD-like family protein, translating to MSEHKTVILELQEEKKLVPQPILEQDELEHFDYAIRDSARNDYAITVSLWKEKKNGLGSLFTFWGVVKYVDTKKIKIVNVTEVVWIESRFITSVIAD from the coding sequence TTGTCTGAACATAAGACAGTAATTCTTGAACTGCAAGAAGAAAAAAAACTGGTTCCGCAGCCGATTCTGGAGCAGGACGAATTAGAGCATTTCGACTATGCAATCCGTGACTCCGCACGAAACGACTATGCAATCACAGTCAGTTTGTGGAAAGAGAAAAAGAACGGACTTGGCTCTCTATTCACATTCTGGGGAGTAGTGAAATATGTAGATACGAAAAAAATCAAAATCGTAAATGTAACTGAAGTGGTCTGGATCGAGTCCCGCTTCATAACAAGTGTGATTGCTGATTAA